One genomic segment of Actinoplanes ianthinogenes includes these proteins:
- a CDS encoding MerR family transcriptional regulator, with the protein MRISELARRGGVSPRALRYYEEQGLLRPGRTAGGYREYDEAAVRVVQHIRLLLSAGLTTTVIAEILPCIPDDVTTLAPTCPELIDGLTEERARITSSIDKLLAARAVLDRLITSGPR; encoded by the coding sequence GTGCGGATCAGCGAACTGGCGCGTCGCGGCGGGGTGAGCCCACGGGCCTTGCGCTATTACGAGGAGCAGGGCCTGCTCCGGCCGGGCCGCACCGCCGGTGGTTACCGCGAGTACGACGAAGCGGCGGTGCGCGTCGTCCAGCACATCCGCCTGCTGCTCTCGGCCGGCCTGACCACCACGGTGATCGCCGAGATCCTGCCCTGCATCCCGGACGACGTGACGACGCTCGCCCCCACCTGTCCGGAACTGATCGATGGCCTCACCGAGGAACGCGCCCGGATCACGTCGTCGATCGACAAGCTCCTGGCCGCCCGCGCGGTCCTGGACCGCCTGATCACGTCCGGGCCCCGCTGA
- a CDS encoding ABC-F family ATP-binding cassette domain-containing protein: MSIICTSLSFSWPDDTPVFDDLSISVPEGRTGLVAANGAGKSTLLRLIAGELHPTGGSVAVDGVLGYLPQHLPFVAGQSVAEVLGVDRILAALHAIESGDAAEEHFTTIGTDWDVEERTRAELDRLGLGGIDLDRPLGTLSGGQAVSLGLAAQLLKRPDALLLDEPTNNLDGPARERLTEVLRSWSGCLLVVSHDRALLDEMDRIAALDHGTIRWYGGNFSAYHQAREAEQEAAEREVRSAEQDLRRQKREMQQARERAAKRASNAARNLGDAGLARIVAGGLKRDAQVSAAKSNETHANRVGEARARYDQASRAARQDDTIVLELPGTTVPAGRTVFRGSGMQIAYAGTPVFAGAGLDLDIRGPERIALVGPNGAGKSTLLRMIAGADTAHRVAYLSQRLDLLDPDRTVAENLASWAPALPDTERMNLLARFLFRGSRAHLPVRVLSGGERLRATLACVLFGEPAPQLLLLDEPTNNLDLDSVAQLEAALAAYQGAFVVVSHDERFLAGIGITRRLRLEAGRLTTT; encoded by the coding sequence ATGTCTATCATTTGCACCAGTCTGTCCTTTTCCTGGCCGGATGACACCCCGGTCTTCGACGACCTGTCGATCAGCGTGCCCGAGGGCCGCACCGGCCTGGTCGCCGCGAACGGCGCCGGCAAGAGCACCCTGCTCCGCCTGATCGCCGGCGAGTTGCACCCGACCGGCGGCAGCGTTGCCGTCGACGGCGTGCTCGGTTACCTCCCCCAGCACCTGCCGTTCGTCGCCGGGCAGAGCGTCGCCGAGGTGCTCGGCGTCGACCGGATCCTGGCCGCGCTGCACGCCATCGAGTCCGGCGACGCGGCCGAGGAGCACTTCACCACGATCGGCACCGACTGGGACGTCGAGGAGCGCACCCGCGCCGAGCTGGACCGGCTCGGGCTCGGCGGGATCGACCTGGACCGGCCGCTGGGCACCCTCAGCGGCGGCCAGGCCGTCTCCCTGGGTCTCGCCGCCCAGCTGCTGAAACGCCCCGACGCGCTGCTGCTCGACGAGCCGACCAACAACCTGGACGGCCCGGCCCGCGAGCGGCTCACCGAGGTGCTCCGCTCCTGGTCCGGGTGCCTGCTGGTGGTCAGCCACGACCGCGCGCTGCTCGACGAGATGGACCGGATCGCCGCCCTCGACCACGGCACGATCCGCTGGTACGGCGGGAACTTCAGCGCCTATCACCAGGCGCGCGAGGCGGAGCAGGAGGCCGCCGAGCGGGAGGTCCGCAGCGCCGAGCAGGACCTCAGGCGGCAGAAACGCGAGATGCAGCAGGCCCGCGAGCGCGCGGCGAAACGAGCCTCGAACGCCGCCCGCAACCTGGGCGACGCCGGGCTGGCCCGGATCGTCGCCGGCGGGCTGAAACGCGACGCGCAGGTGTCCGCCGCCAAGTCGAACGAGACGCACGCGAACCGGGTCGGCGAGGCGCGCGCCCGCTACGACCAGGCGTCCCGGGCGGCGCGGCAGGACGACACGATCGTCCTGGAGCTGCCCGGGACCACGGTTCCGGCGGGACGCACGGTCTTCCGCGGATCCGGGATGCAGATCGCGTACGCCGGAACGCCCGTCTTCGCCGGTGCCGGCCTCGACCTGGACATCCGCGGGCCGGAACGGATCGCCCTGGTCGGGCCGAACGGCGCCGGCAAGTCCACGCTGCTGCGGATGATCGCCGGGGCGGACACCGCGCACCGGGTGGCGTACCTGTCCCAGCGTCTCGACCTGCTCGACCCGGACCGGACCGTCGCCGAGAACCTGGCGTCCTGGGCGCCCGCGCTGCCGGACACGGAGCGGATGAACCTGCTGGCCCGGTTCCTGTTCCGGGGCTCGCGGGCGCACCTGCCGGTCCGGGTGCTCAGCGGCGGCGAGCGGTTGCGGGCCACGCTGGCGTGCGTGCTGTTCGGCGAGCCGGCGCCGCAGCTGCTGCTGCTCGACGAGCCGACCAATAACCTCGACCTGGACAGCGTGGCCCAGCTGGAGGCGGCGCTGGCGGCCTATCAGGGGGCGTTCGTGGTGGTCAGCCACGACGAACGGTTCCTGGCCGGGATCGGGATCACCCGCCGGCTCCGCCTGGAGGCGGGCCGCCTGACGACGACGTAG
- a CDS encoding TIGR03619 family F420-dependent LLM class oxidoreductase, whose amino-acid sequence MRLGVNLPQTNKYDLARDVTEFAKAAEEIGYDSLWAYERILAPVDSSGPHGLYGVPDLPWPDSYSHTTDALVTLTLAAAVTSRAELGTGVLVPGLHLPFRLARSLAALDAASGGRVIAGLGSGWSIDEFAATAPRPIAERGAALDEFLDVAAAAWGPDPVTFANERYRVAPSHVNPKPARRVPIFLAGGNRTALSRIVRRADGWLPTAIPPRQVGEVLAGLRAQAAEEGRDPASISCIFQLGVRDLDEVPSAGRRPYTGNAAQIAEDLVALAEAGVDHAYVTLTSVADDLDGLITVARRLHKEARAAGV is encoded by the coding sequence ATGCGGCTCGGTGTGAACCTTCCCCAGACCAACAAGTACGACCTGGCGCGTGACGTCACCGAGTTCGCCAAGGCGGCCGAGGAGATCGGTTACGACAGCCTCTGGGCCTACGAGCGGATTCTCGCGCCGGTGGACAGCAGCGGGCCGCACGGCCTCTACGGGGTCCCCGATCTGCCCTGGCCGGACAGTTACTCGCACACCACGGACGCGCTGGTCACGCTGACCCTGGCGGCCGCCGTGACCAGCCGGGCCGAGCTGGGCACCGGGGTGCTGGTCCCGGGCCTGCACCTGCCGTTCCGGCTGGCCCGCAGCCTGGCCGCGCTGGACGCGGCGTCCGGCGGCCGGGTGATCGCCGGGCTGGGCAGCGGCTGGTCGATCGACGAGTTCGCGGCCACCGCGCCGCGGCCGATCGCCGAGCGGGGCGCCGCGCTGGACGAGTTCCTGGACGTCGCGGCGGCGGCCTGGGGACCCGACCCGGTCACCTTCGCGAACGAGCGGTACCGCGTCGCCCCGAGCCACGTGAACCCGAAACCGGCCCGCCGGGTCCCGATCTTCCTGGCCGGCGGCAACCGGACCGCGCTGTCCCGGATCGTGCGGCGGGCCGACGGCTGGCTGCCGACGGCGATCCCGCCGCGCCAGGTCGGCGAGGTCCTCGCCGGGCTGCGGGCGCAGGCGGCCGAGGAGGGCCGGGATCCCGCGTCGATCAGCTGCATCTTCCAGCTGGGTGTCCGCGATCTCGACGAGGTTCCGTCCGCGGGTCGCCGGCCGTACACCGGCAACGCGGCGCAGATCGCCGAGGACCTGGTCGCGCTCGCCGAGGCCGGCGTCGATCATGCCTACGTGACGCTCACGTCGGTGGCCGACGACCTCGACGGCCTGATCACGGTGGCGCGGAGGCTGCACAAGGAGGCCCGCGCGGCGGGAGTCTGA
- a CDS encoding helix-turn-helix domain-containing protein, with translation MPRPRAAARTIEHPAVAEVSLQQLLEALVDPVRRSIVAQLAAAGAGMACGSFRTSVSDSTLTHHFAVLREAGVIRQSYAGTTKLNTLRADELESRFPGLLTSVVAAEGDGT, from the coding sequence GTGCCCCGACCTCGCGCCGCCGCCCGGACCATCGAGCATCCCGCCGTCGCCGAGGTCTCGCTCCAGCAGCTCCTGGAGGCTCTGGTCGATCCGGTGCGCCGCTCGATAGTCGCCCAGCTGGCCGCCGCCGGCGCCGGGATGGCCTGCGGCTCGTTCCGGACCTCGGTGTCCGACTCGACGCTGACCCACCACTTCGCCGTGCTGCGGGAGGCCGGCGTGATCCGGCAGTCCTACGCGGGCACCACGAAGCTGAACACGCTGCGCGCCGACGAGCTGGAGTCCCGCTTTCCCGGGCTGCTCACCTCGGTCGTGGCGGCCGAGGGCGACGGTACATAA
- a CDS encoding zinc-dependent alcohol dehydrogenase family protein codes for MARIVQFDRLGGPEVLALRDVAPGVPKRGEVRIRVQAIGLNRAEIMFREGDYFLTPRFPSTLGYEAAGLIDAVGPDVTGFAPGDPVAVVPAFSLNDYGTYGDQVIVPASAVVTRPASVDPVTAAAVWMAYITAYGPLAESGEVRPGDHVLITAAASSVGQAALQIARHVGAVPIATTRSAAKRQRLLDAGAAHVIVTGAEDLPARIKEITGGAGVRLAFDPVAGPGVETIAQGIAPGGSLVVYGALDPRPTPLPNARSYPALSTRTYTLHEITTDPDRLRRAVAFVTAGLTSGSFTPVVDRTFDLTEIAEAHRYLAASDHVGKIVVTV; via the coding sequence ATGGCGAGAATCGTGCAGTTCGATCGGCTCGGCGGGCCCGAGGTGCTGGCTCTGCGGGACGTTGCTCCGGGCGTACCGAAAAGGGGCGAGGTGCGGATCCGGGTGCAGGCCATCGGTCTGAACCGGGCGGAGATCATGTTTCGCGAGGGCGACTACTTCCTGACGCCGCGGTTCCCGTCGACGCTGGGTTACGAGGCGGCCGGCCTGATCGACGCGGTCGGCCCGGACGTGACCGGCTTCGCGCCGGGCGATCCGGTCGCGGTCGTGCCCGCCTTCTCGCTCAACGACTACGGCACCTACGGTGACCAGGTGATCGTCCCGGCCTCGGCGGTGGTCACCCGGCCCGCGAGCGTCGATCCGGTCACCGCGGCGGCGGTCTGGATGGCCTACATCACCGCCTACGGGCCGCTGGCCGAGAGCGGCGAGGTGCGGCCCGGCGACCACGTGCTGATCACCGCGGCCGCCAGCAGCGTCGGGCAGGCGGCCCTGCAGATCGCCCGGCACGTCGGCGCGGTCCCGATCGCCACCACCCGCTCGGCGGCCAAGCGGCAGCGGCTGCTGGACGCCGGCGCGGCGCACGTGATCGTCACCGGCGCGGAGGATCTGCCGGCCCGGATCAAGGAGATCACCGGCGGGGCGGGCGTGCGGCTGGCCTTCGACCCGGTCGCCGGGCCGGGCGTGGAGACCATCGCGCAGGGCATCGCGCCCGGCGGCAGCCTGGTCGTTTACGGCGCGCTGGATCCGCGGCCCACCCCGCTGCCGAACGCGCGGTCCTACCCGGCACTGTCCACCCGCACCTACACGCTGCACGAGATCACCACGGATCCGGACCGGCTGCGGCGGGCGGTCGCCTTCGTCACCGCGGGGCTGACGTCCGGCTCGTTCACCCCGGTCGTGGACCGCACCTTCGACCTCACCGAGATCGCCGAGGCGCACCGTTACCTGGCCGCCTCGGACCACGTCGGCAAGATCGTCGTCACGGTCTGA
- a CDS encoding VOC family protein — protein MHIDLVTLIVDEYDPAIEFFTGLLGFTLVEDSPSTTTDGRPKRWVVVRPPGAQTGLLLARADGERQRTAVGAQTAGRVGFFLRVDDFETVHQRLLDAGVTFTRPPRAEPYGRVAVFLDIAGNQWDLLGPA, from the coding sequence ATGCACATCGACCTGGTCACCCTGATCGTCGACGAGTACGACCCGGCGATCGAGTTCTTCACCGGGCTGCTCGGCTTCACGCTCGTCGAGGACTCCCCGTCGACGACCACCGACGGGCGGCCCAAGCGCTGGGTGGTGGTCCGCCCGCCGGGTGCGCAGACCGGGCTGCTGCTCGCCCGCGCCGACGGTGAGCGCCAGCGGACCGCGGTGGGGGCGCAGACCGCCGGCCGGGTCGGCTTCTTCCTCCGGGTCGACGACTTCGAGACGGTCCACCAGCGGTTGCTCGACGCCGGCGTCACCTTCACCCGGCCCCCGCGAGCCGAACCCTACGGCCGGGTCGCCGTCTTCCTGGACATCGCCGGAAACCAGTGGGACCTGCTCGGCCCGGCGTGA
- a CDS encoding alanine racemase, whose translation MLADLPTPCVTVDAGVLERNLRAMAAGATGRGLALRPHAKTHKCVEIARRQVELGAGGLTVATISEAEVFADGGLDDLFIAYPIWPSPQRAARLRALAGRVALRVGIDSAASAEALARAVPGLEVLVEVDSGHHRSGVGPRSAGEVAVAADQAGLRVRGVFTFPGHAYGPGRQRPAAEDEATALALAAESVSAKGLDAGVRSGGSTPTVTFSGADPLTELRPGVYVFGDAQQVELGSCGWGEVALTVASTVVSRSGPRVILDAGSKVLGADRQAWATGFGRLLGHPDARITALSEHHATVTFPDDVPVPRLGDVLRVVPNHVCATVNLADELIVVSDGEQVDRWAVAARGANT comes from the coding sequence GTGCTCGCTGATCTGCCGACGCCGTGCGTGACCGTGGACGCCGGGGTGCTGGAGCGCAACCTGCGTGCGATGGCCGCCGGGGCCACCGGGCGCGGGCTCGCGCTGCGGCCGCACGCCAAGACGCACAAGTGCGTGGAGATCGCCCGCCGCCAGGTCGAGCTGGGCGCGGGCGGACTCACGGTGGCGACGATCAGCGAGGCGGAGGTGTTCGCGGACGGCGGGCTGGACGATCTGTTCATCGCGTACCCGATCTGGCCGTCGCCGCAGCGTGCCGCCCGCCTGCGAGCCCTGGCCGGGCGGGTGGCGCTGCGGGTCGGCATCGACTCCGCGGCGAGCGCGGAGGCCCTCGCCCGGGCGGTGCCCGGGCTCGAGGTGCTGGTCGAGGTGGACAGCGGGCATCACCGCAGCGGCGTCGGCCCACGGTCCGCGGGCGAGGTCGCGGTCGCCGCGGATCAGGCCGGTTTGCGGGTACGCGGGGTGTTCACGTTCCCGGGTCACGCCTACGGACCGGGGCGGCAGCGCCCGGCCGCCGAGGACGAGGCGACCGCCCTGGCCCTCGCCGCCGAGTCGGTGTCCGCCAAGGGACTGGACGCCGGGGTGCGCAGCGGTGGCTCCACGCCGACCGTCACGTTCAGCGGCGCGGATCCGCTCACCGAGCTGCGTCCCGGTGTCTACGTCTTCGGCGACGCCCAGCAGGTCGAGCTCGGCAGCTGCGGCTGGGGCGAGGTCGCCCTGACGGTGGCGTCCACCGTGGTCAGCCGCTCCGGCCCGCGGGTGATCCTGGACGCGGGCAGCAAGGTGCTCGGCGCCGACCGGCAGGCCTGGGCGACCGGCTTCGGCCGCCTGCTCGGCCACCCCGACGCCCGGATCACCGCGCTGTCCGAGCACCACGCCACGGTGACCTTCCCGGACGACGTCCCGGTCCCCCGGCTCGGCGACGTCCTCCGGGTGGTTCCGAATCACGTCTGCGCGACCGTCAACCTGGCCGACGAGCTGATCGTCGTGTCGGACGGTGAGCAGGTCGACCGGTGGGCGGTGGCGGCCCGGGGCGCCAACACGTGA
- a CDS encoding NAD(P)-dependent oxidoreductase — MSVPKESVPKETVAVLGLGPMGRALATALLRAHHPTVIWNRTASRGGPLVDRGASPAPHPAEAVRRASVVICCVLDHRALASVLAEVDDWSGTVLVNLTSGHAGEARDMAAWAAERSLPYLDGAILTPAPTIGTPAASILYSGPESLFERIRPVSASLAPNTRFVGTDPGAAAGYEIALLDLFATAVGGVAHAFALAAAEKIEPRAFAPLARGIGGLLTDQIDRFAEQLTEGRFPAPISNLASMSSTMEHLIEATAASGLDDGPLRALATIVGRAIAAGHGDQGYARLTGAMSE, encoded by the coding sequence ATGTCCGTACCGAAAGAATCCGTGCCGAAAGAAACCGTCGCCGTCCTCGGTCTCGGCCCGATGGGCCGGGCCCTGGCCACCGCGCTCCTCCGCGCCCACCATCCGACCGTGATCTGGAACCGGACCGCGAGCCGCGGCGGCCCGCTCGTCGATCGCGGCGCGTCACCGGCGCCGCACCCGGCCGAGGCCGTCCGCCGGGCGTCGGTCGTCATCTGCTGCGTGCTCGACCACCGCGCTCTCGCGTCCGTCCTCGCCGAGGTGGACGACTGGTCCGGCACCGTGCTGGTGAACCTGACGAGTGGGCACGCCGGCGAGGCGCGGGACATGGCGGCCTGGGCCGCCGAGCGATCGCTGCCCTACCTCGACGGCGCCATCCTCACGCCCGCGCCCACGATCGGCACACCGGCCGCGTCCATTCTGTACAGCGGCCCGGAGTCGCTGTTCGAGCGGATCCGGCCGGTGTCGGCGTCGCTCGCCCCGAACACCAGGTTCGTCGGGACCGATCCGGGCGCGGCGGCCGGCTACGAGATCGCGCTGCTCGACCTGTTCGCCACGGCGGTCGGCGGGGTGGCACACGCCTTCGCCCTGGCAGCCGCCGAGAAGATCGAGCCGCGCGCCTTCGCGCCGCTGGCCCGGGGCATCGGCGGGCTGCTCACCGACCAGATCGACAGGTTCGCGGAGCAGCTCACCGAGGGCCGTTTCCCGGCGCCGATCTCGAACCTCGCCTCGATGTCGTCAACCATGGAGCACCTGATCGAGGCGACGGCCGCGAGCGGCCTCGACGACGGGCCGCTGCGCGCGTTGGCGACGATCGTCGGCCGGGCGATCGCCGCCGGGCACGGCGACCAGGGCTATGCCCGGCTCACCGGCGCCATGTCCGAGTAA
- a CDS encoding metallophosphoesterase family protein: MPDRIALISDVHGNLTALEAVLADIDARGIEQIYNLGDYVGKGPRGREVIELCRRRCTVHIRGNWDDFLPDPARTEDSEGLAWWLAQLGEGQGEWLRSLPFCHDFRLSGRQVRLFHASATSVHHRVRFDHDEAQFTGMFANTEATGATHPEPTVVGYGDTHDPFYEVGPGGRTLFNTGSVGNSMDDPTPVYTILEGVLGSPDPAPFGIQFVRVPYDSEAEIAVATGMGMPELDGYVSEIRHGLYRRKTAPTYHRQARSAAASA, encoded by the coding sequence GTGCCCGACCGCATCGCGCTGATCTCCGACGTCCACGGCAACCTGACCGCGCTCGAGGCAGTGCTCGCCGACATCGACGCCCGCGGCATCGAGCAGATCTACAACCTCGGCGACTACGTCGGCAAGGGCCCGCGCGGCCGCGAGGTGATCGAGCTCTGCCGCCGGCGCTGCACGGTGCACATCCGCGGCAACTGGGACGACTTCCTGCCCGACCCGGCCCGCACCGAGGACAGCGAGGGCCTGGCATGGTGGCTCGCCCAGCTCGGCGAGGGGCAGGGCGAGTGGCTGCGCTCGCTGCCGTTCTGCCACGACTTCCGGCTCAGCGGGCGGCAGGTCCGGCTCTTCCACGCGTCGGCGACCAGCGTCCACCACCGGGTCCGCTTCGACCACGACGAGGCCCAGTTCACCGGCATGTTCGCCAACACCGAGGCGACCGGCGCCACCCATCCGGAGCCCACCGTCGTCGGTTACGGCGACACCCACGACCCGTTCTACGAGGTCGGTCCGGGCGGCCGCACCCTGTTCAACACCGGCAGCGTCGGCAACTCGATGGACGATCCCACCCCGGTCTACACCATCCTCGAGGGCGTCCTCGGCAGCCCGGACCCGGCTCCCTTCGGCATCCAGTTCGTCCGGGTGCCCTACGACAGCGAGGCCGAGATCGCCGTCGCGACCGGGATGGGCATGCCGGAACTCGACGGTTACGTCTCGGAGATCCGCCACGGCCTCTACCGCCGCAAGACCGCCCCGACCTATCACCGTCAGGCACGGTCCGCTGCCGCTTCCGCTTAG
- a CDS encoding VOC family protein has product MVDFKVEIVVLPVADVDRSKDFFGRLGWRVDVDFRGPDGFRVVHITPPGSAASIIIGSGVTEAEPGSARGVVHFVVDDIEAARADLIAHGAEVSEAFHDAGGVFHHAGTIDRVPGPHPERQSYGSFASFTDPDGNVFFMQEVTSRRPGRISHVVYGSVAELERALRDAATAHGKHEAQELGGKYDEDWPAWYAEHMAKAAGLL; this is encoded by the coding sequence ATGGTGGACTTCAAGGTGGAGATCGTGGTCCTGCCGGTGGCCGACGTGGACCGGTCCAAGGACTTCTTCGGCAGGCTGGGCTGGCGGGTGGACGTCGACTTCCGCGGCCCCGACGGGTTCCGCGTCGTGCACATCACCCCGCCCGGCTCGGCCGCGTCGATCATCATCGGCAGCGGGGTGACCGAGGCCGAGCCCGGTTCGGCGCGGGGCGTCGTGCACTTCGTGGTCGACGACATCGAGGCGGCCAGGGCCGACCTGATCGCGCACGGTGCCGAGGTCAGCGAGGCGTTCCACGACGCGGGCGGCGTGTTCCACCACGCCGGCACGATCGACCGGGTGCCCGGCCCGCACCCGGAGCGGCAGTCGTACGGCTCGTTCGCGTCGTTCACCGACCCGGACGGCAACGTGTTCTTCATGCAGGAGGTCACCTCCCGCCGCCCGGGCCGGATCAGCCACGTCGTCTACGGCTCGGTCGCCGAGCTGGAGCGGGCGCTGCGCGACGCGGCCACGGCGCACGGCAAGCACGAGGCGCAGGAGCTGGGCGGCAAGTACGACGAGGACTGGCCGGCCTGGTACGCCGAGCACATGGCCAAGGCCGCCGGTCTGCTCTGA